One genomic window of Roseobacter ponti includes the following:
- a CDS encoding VOC family protein, with protein sequence MRIYVTSIFVEDQDRAEKFYTDVLGFRVKNNIPLGENRWLTVVSREDPEGTELLLEPGDHRAVKPYKDALVADGIPAHSFQVGSLDAEWKRLVGAGVSFVQEPLDAGSVRMAVFDDTCGNLIQLIEMVDPATEQS encoded by the coding sequence ATGAGAATTTATGTCACGAGCATATTCGTCGAGGACCAGGACAGGGCAGAGAAATTCTACACCGACGTACTGGGCTTCCGGGTCAAAAACAATATTCCCCTGGGCGAAAACCGATGGCTCACCGTCGTATCCCGCGAAGACCCGGAGGGAACAGAGTTGCTTCTGGAGCCCGGTGATCACCGGGCGGTTAAACCGTATAAGGACGCACTGGTTGCAGATGGCATTCCGGCGCATTCGTTCCAGGTGGGATCACTCGACGCTGAGTGGAAGCGACTGGTCGGTGCGGGCGTGAGTTTCGTTCAGGAGCCGCTGGACGCAGGGTCAGTTCGTATGGCGGTTTTTGACGATACATGCGGGAACCTGATCCAGCTGATAGAGATGGTGGACCCCGCCACCGAGCAGTCCTGA